In Stieleria varia, one genomic interval encodes:
- a CDS encoding dockerin type I domain-containing protein, protein MWRPGNRKATGRRESLGKLRSAPKVRRGLAAERLESRQMMAADSIGVTPLNTAEFLLGKVVVTPVFFESDGSVEPSTEDWTVNETEDEIGEVLAKISDGVNWWSDFLDAQNTVHSLEFIIDDTYARDPFETGIEPIANPSHRYSDYVADFLIERDFDDAPSIERAVQIFNDQQRQRYDADWAFTIFVVDSSNDGDGFFEGGGAFSGAFAFAGGFYMISPSTREASTFAHEMGHIFWAHDEYPGGASWTATRGYYNTQNLNAANNPTPGFVHELSIMRSGTIASDAFDAMVSPEVTLATVGWQDSDGDGIFDVLDVPLDWEAVGYFDASQSQYHLTGSASAVPLRNLNSSGIQSDITLNEISEIQYRLDEGVWVTAQVFGEQHVTFDLVVPITTPFSTIQWRAIDRSSQVTSEVISAAEDEHAFTSGLGGFVFEDTDGSGQRDAGESLLSATQVTLLAADGSPLFGGSVHAEDLADIELSQPIAGASFSADGVTLDGRVGVFPSPTVPGIRSFQAFDGQRNGFVDRWSQFQTLDVSFDESVGFFEVHFTGLATGSYAMKDGSYARVEAFDSNGVSLGRRTSDIVLAGQTGALRFDDPDGRIASVRVMGHAQTEIVLTSVDFGFDHTFVTDAFGAWHGIGLPDGEYLAELTAENLIHQWPAGPVAVQVQQGAVNIVAAGATRVDSPRHNTQTPEDVNGDQIVTALDALNIINDLAAGGGARILGADEATGVAVDVNNDGRVSALDALLVVNALQDSRDSEGEGELPAGFLSIPENTAVRRQITEDVLTHESNWEVWGPGASDSDARMFNSAGPAQSIKSNPLLATDTDSQVHNEPRGNRRESELTFEKFEKNNFGVEISGFLGREIVTEIRPNP, encoded by the coding sequence ATGTGGCGTCCAGGTAATCGCAAAGCGACAGGTCGCAGAGAATCCTTGGGCAAGCTGCGTTCAGCTCCCAAGGTTCGTCGCGGTCTTGCCGCCGAGCGTCTGGAGAGCCGTCAGATGATGGCAGCGGACTCCATCGGCGTCACGCCGCTCAATACGGCCGAGTTCCTGCTAGGAAAAGTCGTCGTTACCCCGGTCTTTTTTGAGTCGGACGGTTCGGTCGAGCCGAGCACGGAAGACTGGACGGTCAATGAGACCGAAGATGAGATCGGCGAAGTGCTTGCAAAGATCTCCGACGGTGTGAACTGGTGGAGCGATTTTCTGGATGCCCAAAACACGGTGCATTCACTCGAGTTCATCATTGACGACACCTACGCACGAGATCCCTTTGAGACGGGAATCGAGCCGATCGCCAATCCCAGCCATCGTTATTCGGATTATGTCGCCGACTTTTTGATCGAGCGGGATTTCGACGATGCGCCTTCGATCGAACGCGCCGTACAGATTTTCAACGATCAACAACGCCAGCGATACGATGCCGATTGGGCATTTACGATCTTTGTCGTGGATTCGTCCAATGATGGCGATGGATTTTTCGAAGGCGGTGGTGCTTTTTCGGGAGCATTCGCGTTCGCCGGTGGTTTCTACATGATCAGCCCCTCGACGCGGGAGGCGAGTACCTTTGCTCATGAAATGGGACATATTTTCTGGGCTCACGACGAGTATCCCGGGGGGGCCAGTTGGACCGCTACACGTGGATACTACAACACTCAAAACCTCAATGCGGCTAACAATCCCACACCAGGATTTGTCCATGAGCTGAGCATCATGCGCAGTGGCACCATCGCTTCGGATGCCTTTGATGCCATGGTTTCCCCCGAAGTAACATTGGCAACGGTTGGATGGCAGGATAGCGATGGCGACGGCATCTTTGATGTGCTGGATGTGCCCTTGGATTGGGAGGCGGTCGGGTATTTTGACGCATCGCAATCGCAATACCATCTGACCGGGTCCGCCAGCGCGGTTCCCCTGCGGAATCTCAACTCATCGGGCATCCAAAGCGATATCACTCTGAATGAAATCAGCGAGATTCAGTATCGCCTCGATGAGGGCGTCTGGGTCACGGCCCAAGTTTTTGGCGAGCAACACGTCACTTTTGATTTGGTTGTTCCGATCACGACGCCATTTTCCACTATCCAGTGGCGTGCCATCGATCGCTCATCGCAGGTCACCAGCGAAGTCATCTCGGCGGCCGAGGATGAACACGCCTTTACAAGTGGCCTGGGAGGATTTGTATTCGAGGACACAGACGGAAGTGGTCAACGTGACGCCGGCGAATCGCTTTTGAGTGCCACGCAGGTGACGTTGCTCGCGGCCGACGGAAGTCCGCTTTTCGGTGGTTCTGTCCATGCGGAGGACTTGGCGGATATCGAGTTGTCACAACCGATCGCGGGTGCCAGTTTCTCAGCGGACGGCGTGACGCTCGATGGTCGCGTCGGAGTTTTTCCTTCGCCGACCGTGCCTGGGATACGATCCTTTCAAGCCTTTGACGGGCAACGAAACGGCTTCGTCGACCGCTGGTCGCAGTTTCAAACGCTGGACGTTTCGTTCGACGAAAGTGTAGGATTCTTTGAAGTTCACTTCACCGGATTAGCGACCGGTAGCTATGCGATGAAGGATGGCAGCTACGCAAGAGTCGAAGCCTTTGACAGCAATGGTGTCTCCTTGGGTCGACGCACAAGCGATATCGTTTTGGCTGGACAGACGGGTGCGTTGCGTTTTGATGATCCCGATGGCCGAATCGCCAGCGTGCGTGTGATGGGTCACGCTCAGACCGAAATTGTGTTGACGTCCGTGGATTTTGGATTTGATCACACGTTTGTCACCGATGCATTCGGCGCTTGGCACGGCATCGGTCTGCCCGACGGGGAATACTTGGCCGAGCTGACAGCCGAGAACTTGATTCATCAATGGCCAGCCGGACCGGTTGCCGTTCAGGTGCAGCAAGGTGCTGTCAATATCGTCGCCGCAGGTGCGACGCGCGTCGATAGTCCTCGGCACAACACCCAGACCCCCGAAGACGTCAATGGTGACCAGATCGTCACGGCTTTGGATGCCTTGAACATCATCAATGACTTGGCCGCCGGCGGCGGTGCACGGATTCTAGGAGCCGATGAGGCCACTGGCGTTGCAGTGGATGTCAATAACGACGGTCGAGTCTCGGCGCTGGATGCGTTGCTGGTCGTGAACGCTCTGCAGGATTCGCGAGACTCCGAAGGCGAAGGCGAATTGCCGGCTGGGTTCTTGAGCATTCCCGAAAACACAGCCGTACGGCGTCAGATCACTGAAGATGTATTGACACATGAGTCAAATTGGGAGGTTTGGGGGCCTGGTGCGTCCGATTCAGATGCGAGAATGTTCAACTCTGCGGGTCCTGCACAAAGCATCAAAAGTAATCCCTTGTTGGCAACCGATACCGATTCTCAGGTTCACAACGAGCCGAGGGGCAACCGTCGCGAATCTGAATTAACGTTCGAGAAATTCGAAAAAAACAATTTTGGCGTTGAAATTTCGGGGTTTTTGGGCCGCGAAATCGTCACTGAGATTCGTCCAAATCCTTAG